The genomic region ATAGAAATAAAACTGTGGCGCCGAAGGCGCCGCAGAAATCATTTATTATATTAGTTTGAAGATGAAATTTCGTCGTTATTTTCTTTTAGCATCTTTTTACTTACAACAAAAAGATAAATAATTTCCAAAATGCCAACGGTATTAATAAAAAAGAGAATAATAAACCACCATTTTTGGCCCAACCGAGCAGCACGCCACAAAGCCCAAAGTTTCCAAACAATACTCCAAGCTAAAAGAACGGCTAATAAAACAGGTGGGATGGCATATTGTTGAGCGATAATTTGAAAGTAATTCATAAAAAACTTTTTGATGCGACTAAAATAATTATAACATTTTTAAATTTTTTATAAAAAGAAAAGCGGCGCTATGCGCCGCCTGATTTTTTAAATTAAAAACAAAAGGCGAGGAATCCTCTGAGAATCCACATCCAACTTAAAACATTCTCTGCTCATCCACTGCAACAGATCTCCTTTTTTTATTTGAAGTTCCTCAAATAAAAATTTTGCTCTAGTCAAAATGATTAATTC from Patescibacteria group bacterium harbors:
- a CDS encoding DUF5652 family protein — encoded protein: MNYFQIIAQQYAIPPVLLAVLLAWSIVWKLWALWRAARLGQKWWFIILFFINTVGILEIIYLFVVSKKMLKENNDEISSSN